GGAAGCTATCCTTTTTTTGGTTGTCCATAAGTATTTTTAAAGCTGCCTTAGGATTTTTCTTAGTATATTCGAATCCCTTTTGAGATGCCTTCATAAACTTTTTAAGTACTTCAGGTTTTTCCTTAAGAGTTTTGTCACTAGTTACAAATACTTCTTCATAATAATTTGGCACTCCATACTTTGCAGGATCAAAATAATTTACAGGATGTCCTTCATTTTGAAGTACTGGAACCTCATGATTTATAAGTCCTCCTGTAGTTGCATCTACTTTTTTAGTTACCATAGAAGATAATAAATCAAATCCTACATCAACCATTTTAACAGAATTTGGATCTCCACCTTCTTTTTTTACCATAGTTTTTACATATTGAACATTTAAAGAATTCCCCGAATAACCTACAGTCTTTCCTTGAAGATCTTTCGGTGAATTTATATTTTTTTCCTTTAAAGCTATTATTACATTAAGCGGTGTATGTACAATAGCTCCTATAGATTTTACAGGAACACCCTGATTTGCTCTTGCAATTACAATATCCGGTTGATAGTATATTCCAATAGTAGCTTTTCCCGCTGCTGGAAGTGAAAGGGGATCTGTAGTATCTGATGGAAATTTAATGTTTACATTAAGTCCTTCTTCCTTATAATATCCATTTTTAATAGCAGCATATATAAAACTGTGTATTGCATTTGGATACCAATCAAGTACTAAATCCACATTTTCTAACTTGCCATCCTTACCTTTCGATGAATCACTACTATTTCCACATCCTACTAACATAACAGCTATCAATAAGAATGCCATTACAAAAGATAAATATTTATTTTTTTTCATACTTCATTCCTCCATTTTACTATTTTGTTTTCTAAAACATTTAATATTTCCACTAAAATTAGAGCAGCTAGTGATAATATGACAATAGGTGCAAACACTCCTGCCCCATCCATTTGTGTCATCATTCTCTTACTAAAATATCCAAGGCCTGCTTCTGCTCCAAGCCACTCACTTACAGCTGCCCCCACTACACTTAAAGGTACTGCCATTTTAAGTGCAGAAAAAAAGTAAGGGAGTGAAGCCGGAAACTTTAACTTCATAAATATATCTTTTTTGCTAGCACCATAGGTAATTAAAAGTTCTTCCATATCTTTTCTTGTAGAACGAAGTCCGTCATATACATTTATAGTTATAGGGAAAAATGTTATAAGTACCGTTACAAGTACCTTACTCCATATACCGTATCCAAACCAAAGTATGAATATAGGTGCAAGTGCAGTAATTGGAACTGTTTGGGTTACAATTACAATTGGATAGAGAGCTCTTTGTATTCTTTCACTTATATTCATAGCCACAGCAATCACTACCCCAAGCACTATAGATATAAAAAGTCCCTCAATAGTAATCAAAAGAGTAGCAGGAAGATGTACTAAAAATAAAACATCTTTAAGTTCCCATATTTTTTCTAAAATGGCAGTAGGAGAAGGCAGTATATACATTGCATCTATATACATTGCTAGAGCCTGCCATATTGCAAAAAACAATACAGCAACTATTATGGATGATCTATACCTTTTCACAGCTTAACCCCCTTTTTTAGTTCACTTATAAGTTCCTCTTTTATCTTTAATATAGGAGGTGTATCTATCATACTTCTAGTCCTTGGATAGTTGAGAGGCACTTTTATTTCTTTAAATTTTCTTATTGGAGTTTCTGATGTAACAAATATCTTAGTTGATAAAAAAAGAGCTTCTTCTACATCATGGGTTATAAATAATATAGTTTTATCTAAAGCTAGCCATTTATCAATGAGCCATTCCTGCATAGAAACTCTTGTTATAGCATCTAATGCACTAAACGGTTCATCCAAAAGCAGCACCTCTGCTCCCGTAAGCAGAGTTCTTGCAAAAGACGCCCTTTGCCGCATACCTCCTGATAAATCCTTTGGATATTTATTTTTATATTTTTCAAGTCCAAAATCTGTTAGCATTTTTTCTGCCTGAACCTGTGCCTTTTTTAAATTTTCACCTTTAACTTCAAGGGGAAGATATACATTTTGAAGTATAGTTCGCCAGGGTATAAGGAGATCATTTTGCGGCATGTATCCTATGTAACCTTTTAAATCATTTATATTTTTATCTTTTAAAATTATATCTCCCCCAAAAGCCTTTTCCAGCTTACAAATAAGTCTAAATACAGTACTTTTTCCACATCCGCTGGGACCTACTATACTTATAAATTCCCCTTTACCTACATCAAAATCGAGATTTTTTATAATAAAATCAGGATCTTCCTCGTATTTGAAACTTACATTTTTAAATTTCAGCATGATTTCACATCCCCTTGTTATAAGCCATGTCCCAGAACATATATTCATACTTGCTTGTATTTATAAATATTTCCTTTAACCTGCTAAATTTCTTTTTCGATATATTTTCTGTCAAATAATCTAACAAATCTATCACCCACCTAGTCTCCTTTTCATAATCACTAGATATATATCCTTTTATCCACTGTCCATAAAACTCATTGTCCAGTGCCCCATCTATTTTACTCAATTTTTTACCAATTAAATAATAACTCCACATACAAGCTAAAAGAGAAGTAGTTAAATCCATTAAATCTCCCATTTGAGCCACAGACAGCATATAGCTTGTATATGAAATATTTTCAATAGAAGCTTTAGCATTTTCTATTTCTTCTTTTTTAATGCCTATTTTTTTCATATAATGCCTATGAATATTCATTTCTCCATTTAATATATTGTCCACCATCTTTGAGAATCCCTGCATTATACTTTCTTCACTGGATTTTACCACCCCTAAGGCATACACTTTTGCATAATCCAAAAGATATATGTAATCTTGAATCATATAAAACTTGAATCTATCTATTTCCAAGTTTCCCTTTCCTATTTGCTTTACAAATGGATGTTCATAGTAAGAATCCCATATATCTTTTACACTTTCGTATAATTTCATAGACGTTTTCATAATAAATTACTCCTTTTTCATCTGACATACACATTATTAATTAAAAATAAAAGGTACAAACCTCTTAGGAAGCTTGTACCTTTATTTATCAATTACATAAAAACCTCTTCCTACGCTGGCATTAACCAGATCAGGTATAGGGTCTAAGAATTATATTCTTACTCTCAGCCGGTAACACCAGCCCCCCTGGGATACTAATTTTATTTAATTTTTACATTATCTATCCAATTTCTATGTTACTACAATAACAAAAATTGGTCAACATGCTAAAAAGGCAAATTTAAACACATATTATATCAAAGTTTAATTCTTTTATACATATCTTTAAAAACAAAAATTCACTTCTGAACGTAAAATAGTTAATTTTAACATTCAAGAGTGAATATGCAAAATCTCAAATATTCTCACAACAATACCTAATTATATATGTCATTTATTTAGCATCCATATTGCATAATTTAATATGCCTGCAAATGACACCCAAAGTATGTATGGTATCATTAAATAAGCTGCTGTTTTATCAATTTTACTAAACTCAAAAGTCGTCATTAAAATAAATACTAACAAAATCATCAGTTCTAGAAAAGCTAAACCATATAACTGAAATCTAAAAAATATAATTGTCCACATAAAATTTAATACCAGTTGGACAACATACAGCGCCAGCACCCTCTTAACATCTTCTCCCTGCTTTCCTTTAATCCATATTCTATATGCAGCTGTACCCATAAGAAAAAATAAAATAATCCACACTATAGGAAATATCCAGCCAGGCGGTGAAAACACAGGTTTAACAAGCTGACTGTACATTTCTCGGTTAGACATTCCTAGAAAAGCACTAATAGCTCCGACTCCTTCTGCAATTACAATACTTATAATAAGTTTTCCAATATGCTTTTCTCCATTTACCTTAAATACGTTACAAAACATAAATTCACCTCCTACTGCTATTATATTTTAAAGGAAAGACTTTTATTCTGAAAATATAATATCTATTAATCGAAAGAATCCTATGCAAAAATGATGCTTGTAATCAATTTCAAGTTATTATATAATTAATTAAAAAACAGAATAGGTGAGGTAAAATGACAGAAGAACAATTAAAATATTTTATAACTGTAGTAGATACTGGCAGTTATATGGAAACTGCCTTAGAGCTAAATATTGCTCAATCTTCTGTTAGTAAACAAATACAAGCATTAGAACGTGAATTAGGTGTTCAACTCTTTAATCGTAAACATAGACGTGTAAAATTAACTATTGAAGGGAAACGATTATTACCCCAAGCTAGGCATACATTAGACGAGATTTATCGTTTAACATATATGTCCAAAAAACTACAGCCTGGTTATAAAGATAGAATAACAGTACTGTCTTTGCCTATTATCGGTAATTTTAATTTATATATTCCAATGAGTCGCTTTGAACTAGAGAATCCTTCTTTTCTAATCAATCTAGTAGAACTAGAAGAACCACGACTATTTCATAGATTGCAAAATAATAGTTTTGATATAGCACTAACTTATTGGTATGGAGAAAATCCAGATAATAGTAAAATTCTTTTTATTCCTGCTGCTGAAGATGAACTTGTTTTAGCTGTTCACAAAGATACTCCTTTAGCAAAATTACATTTTATTTTTCCAGAACAATTAAAAAATTCTTCTCTTATGTTAATGGAACCCTATACATGTATATCTAACTTATGTATGGCTTTTTTTGAACAACATGATATTGCTCCAGATATTATATTTAGAGGAAGACCTGAAACTATTTTGAGTGGTGTAGAAGCTAACTATGGTGCTGCTTTAACAACACGTAAACTAGCAAGTAATTCATCATTTAATAATGTTGTTTTAATACCATTTTCACCTAGTATTTCAATTACACTAGGTGCATTTATTAATAAACATAGTCAAAAGAATCCTAAGATTAACGAACTAGTCAATATGTTAATAGCTAAAATGGCAAATAACAAAAATAAATCTTAGAAGTTCTCTATAAAATCCTGTGTCCTCCCTGATGCATATTATTAATCATATCTAAATTGGAGTTAAATAATTTATACACAATCTAAAATTTAATTGCACTCTCCATAACAGCAAGTTTAAATATCAAAAATAGCAAATGAACTTGCTGTTACTTTATTCAAATCCAATATGAGTTCCGTTCAGTGATTTCCTTTATTTTACAGCAAACCATTTTACATGAATTACCTGTACAATACAGTTAAGAAAAATATGAACTATAAAGTCAATTATTCATTTTTGGAATAAGCAATCAGCTTTTTTTGAATTGGAAAGCTAGTATATAAGATGGTATCTTAAAATTAGATAATTAATTTATTCACAAAATATGCACATAATTATCTAAGCCTATTAGTAGTAAAGGAGGTAAACAAATGGAAAATCAAAAAACGAATACGAACGATTTTCTTAGTGCAACAAACATAACAGGAATTACATCAGCTATTAACGGCTCAAATGGATTAGTAAAAAGTGAGTCAGTACAGGATGATGCATCATCTACGGCTAAAATCGTCAGAACATGTTGTAGAGCATGTATTTCCAATTGTGGTGTTATTGCCCATGTTAAGAATGGGAAAGTAATCAAGCTTGAAGGCGATCCTGAGAATCCAATGAACAAAGGATCAATGTGCGCCAAAGGACTCTCAGGCATACAAGCTCTTTATAATCCAAATCGTAATAAGTATCCAATGCTGAGAGTTGGCAAACGAGGTGAAAATAAATGGAAGCGTATTTCTTGGGATGAAGCTATTGACATTCTTGCCAATAAGCTCATGGAAACCCGTGAAAAATATGGGGCAGAAGCTGTAATATGCTCTACTGGAGGAGGTGGAAACCCTGAGTTTTGGAGTATTTCTAGATTTTGTAATGTATTTGGTACTCCTAACTGGTTTGAGCCTGGTTGTGCTCAATGTTATCTACCACGTACATTAGCCAATGGTCTGATGTATGGCGGTTCGGACTACAGTATCGCCGATTCAAACTGTCTAGAAATTTACGATTCCGATGAGACACCAATCAAATGTCTAGTCATGTGGGGATCCGCTCCTTCATACTCCAGTCCTGCAATGGGCGGAGGCGCCGTTGCAGACCTTCGTGCCAATGGAGTAAAAACCGTTGTAATCGACCCTCGTATGACTCCAGATGCAGCCAAGGCTGATGTTTGGTTACCTATAAGGCCTGGAAGCGATGTGGCACTCATGTTGGCTTGGACACGCTACATTATCGATAAAAAACTTTACGATGAAGATTTTGTCATGAAATGGACAAATCTGCCCTACCTTGTAGACGTCAAAACTAAGATGTTATTGCGTGCTGATAAAAGTAATAACCACAAAATCCCCGATACCTTTATGGTGTGGGATACAAAAACTAACTCAGCTAAGCCACTTACCTATCCTTGGAATGATAACCTAGCTCCTGCGCTCGAAGGAACTTTCATGGTGAACGGAATTGAATGTAAAACTGGTTTTCAGCTTTTAAAGGAGAGGGTTGAACCTTATACTCTTGAAAAGGCAGCAAAAACCTGTTGGCTTGATGTAAACAAAATTGAAGAAGCTATTAATTTATACACACAAAATTCCCCTTCAGGTCTTAACCTAGGTGTTGCTACCGACCAAAGCCCTAACTCAGTACAAGCAGCTATGGCAGCAGTTAACCTAAATGCACTAATGGGTAATATTGAAAAACCTGGAACGTTGATGCAGCGTTTTGCAACAAGTGGTGCTACACCTGTTTTAACGTATATAGTCCCACCTGCCCAGAAAATGCTTCCTGAAGAACAACTAAAAAAGCGTCTGGGTGGTACCGAATACAAAGGGCTTCTTCAGTGGTGGGCAGCTCAACCTTCCAGTGTTAGGGATGCAATTATTACCGGAAAACCTTATAAACCAAGAGTATGGATTGAACGATCCGGTAATAAGTTAGGTGCTGTTGCTGAGAGTGCATCATGGGTTCCTGCTCTTAAAGAAATGGACTTTATTGTACATATGTACATGTATCCTACTTCATTCTCTAACTATGCAGATCTACTCCTCCCCGCATCAGAATGGCTAGAAACAGATATGCCTGTAGAATCATGTAATAAAGTCTTTGCTAGACAAGCTGTTACACACCTATGGAAAACCATGGATGAAACGTTGTTTTGGTCAAAGCTGGCAAAACGCTGTGCAGAACTTGGACATGAAAGCTGTAAGAAATCATTTGATGAAGAATATATGGGTGCTGATCTTCCTTACTGGGATAGCATGGAAGAGCTTCTTAATCGTTGTACAAGTGTTTTTGATATGACATGGGATGAATTCAAGAAAAAAGCTCCTTTTGAATTCTTGCCTAAAAATGAGTGGAAACAGTACTATGTTTACAAACAGATCGATCCAAAGACAGGTAAGGCAAGAGGATTTGATACACCTTCTAAGAAAATTGAAATTTACTTGGAAAGCCTTATTACTTTAGGAAGAACAGGAATGCCTTATTCAACATATAAATTACCTCCTGCTTCAAAAGACTACGATCCACTGCCATACTACTTAGAGCCTTCTGAAAGTCCTCTTGAAGGCAGTGAACTGGCTAAAGAGTATCCTTTAGTTATGACCAATGGACGAATTCCTTTTTATCATCATAATACATTAAGAAATGTCCCATGGTTAAGGGAGATGTATCCTGTGCCTGAAATATGGATTCACCCTACAGCTGCAAAAACTTATGGTATTTCCCATGGAGACTGGGTATGGGTAGAATCTCTAAGGGGTAAAATTAAAGCAAAAGCTAATGTAACAAAAGGCATAAATCCCGGAACCGTATACATGGAGCGTTTTACTTTCCCCGAAAATTATCATACTGAGACCGAAGGATGGCGTGAAATGAACGTCAATGTACTTTCAAAATCAACTGCTCCATTTAATGATGTTGTTGGTACGTACACTTTAAGAGGCTATCTTGTGAAAATTTCAAGAGCCGATGATGGTCCACCAAAAGGTGTCTGGACAAAACCTGAGCAGTTTAAGGCATGGCTTCCTCAGCCATCTGATCCTACGGAGGTGGTTAAGTAATGAAACAGAATATTTTGGTAATTGATGTAGATAAATGTATTGGCTGCTATGGCTGCAAGGTAGCGTGTAAAATGGAGAATGGAGTTGCTCTCGGCTCCTCAAGGAACAAATTATTGACCATAGGCCCCACTGGAACATATCCAGATATACAAATGTATTTTTTACCAGTGATGTGTCAGCAATGTGAGGATCCTGCTTGTGTCAAAGTCTGTCCTACAGGGGCATGTTATAAACGCAGTGAGGACGGTGTTATTGTTATTGACAAAGAAAAATGTATTGGTTGTAAAAGCTGTCATAGAGCCTGCCCTTACGAAATAAACAACTTCAACAACGAAATGAAGGTAATGGATAAATGTACTCTTTGCTCTCATTTAACACAAAATGGTGAAAAACCTGCATGTGTAAAAACTTGTTCCAGCAGAGCCCTATATTTCGGTGATATCAACGATCCTAATAGCGATGTATCAATAGCACTAAAAGAAGCTGGGAGTGAAAATGTATACAGTCTTCGTGATTTTGGTAATCATCCTTCTGTTCGATACATTTTGCGCCGTGACAAATGGATTGATGTTATTCCACAGGAGTGTAACGAACAAGATGGGAGGAAAAGATAGGTGGATAGAAAATCAGATTCCTTGAAGCTTATGAAAAGCCGTGAGAATCTATATCGTTTTTTGATACGTCTTTATAAAATAGAAATAGATGAACCGTTACTTACACAAATGAAAGCTATGAACTTTCCTGTAGAGTGCTGCCAAACTAAACTCAGTGAAGGATACCGGATACTTAGAGAATATCTTGATAATTGCAGCAGTGATCCAATTACCGACCTAGCCAGCGACTATGCAAAAATTTTTCTTGCTGCAGGTATAGCAGACGGCTCTGCTGCCTTCCCATACGAATCAGTATATACTAGTAAAAAAAAGATTATTATGCAGGATGCTTATGATCAAGTAAAGTCGATATATGCCGCAAAAGGTCTTAAAAAAAATGATGATGAAGGGTCTGAATTTTATGAAGACCATATATCTTTAGAACTGGAATTTATGGCTTTTCTATGCCATGAGACACAATACATTTTAGGCACACAGGATGAATCAAAATTCCTGTCCTGTATAAAAGAGCAGATGGATTTTCTAAGTAAGCATCTGTTGAATTGGGTTCCTAGATTTTGTTCTGATATAGAAAGATATGCTGATACAAAATTTTATAAAGGGATTGGAAAAATCACTGATAGCTACTTGGAATTGGATTATGCAATTTTGAAAAGTTTGACAGATTGAATATAAATATGTGTTATAAAAGAATTTATAGAAAGATAGGAGGATTAATCATTGGGTTACTATGTAAGTTCGGAAAGAATGAATCAAATAATCAATGAACTAAAAAAGGAATATAAAATTTATGCTCCAAAGCGTTTTAAAAACCGCGGTTGGAAGCCTAATACCGACTTAATACGTTACGATGAAATTAATTCGGTATCAGAGATCGTTTATGATGAAAAATCCGATTTTTCACCAAAGGAAGTCTTTTATCCTATTAGTCAGACGCTTCTTTATTTTACTGAAGATAATTGTAAAGAAAGTAGCATTGATAATAGTAAAGATATCATTCTCTTTGCACGTCCTTGTGATATTAACGGCATTAAGAGATTAGACACCATTTTCCTTAAAAATGGTAATCAGGAGGATAACTATTATAAACGGCTGCGTAATAAATTAAAAATCTTTATGTTGGAATGCCGGGAAGAGTTTGATAATTGCTTCTGTGTGTCCATGGGTTCAAATCAAACTGACAATTACAGTGCCGCAGTAAGGTTCGAGCAAAATGGCTTACTAGTAGAAATCAAAGATAATGAATTCAAAAAATACTTTGACGGCGAAACTTCAAGGAACTTTACTCCTGAGTTCGTTCAAAACAATCAAAAAAAAGTTAAATTACCAAAAATCGATAGCACTAACACTTTGAAAAAAGTGTACAACTTAGAATTTTGGAAAGACTTCAATGATAAGTGTTTAAGTTGTGGTGCTTGCAATACAGTCTGCATAACATGCAGCTGTTTCGATACCAGAGACATAATATATAATGAAACCAGCCTTAACGGAGAGAGAAGAAGAGTATGGTCATCCTGTATGCTTGAAGATTTCACAATTATGGCTGGTGGACATGGTGTTAGAAATACAGCTGGTGAAAGGATGCGATTTAAAACCTTACACAAGGTCTATGATTACAATTCACGCTTTGGTGGAGATGAACATATGTGTGTGGGATGTGGCCGCTGCATTAAACGATGCCCTCAAGAGATTTCATTCTCTGATACTATAAGCAAATTGAGTGAAGAAGCAGCAAAAATATCAAATGAGAAAAAATCATCTACGGAGGTGACTAAATAATGAAAAATATCACACTACCGTCACCACATAAAATTCTAAATATCATACATGAAACTAATGCAGAATACACCTTCAGGGTAGAGTGTGACGTTGAAACCAAACACGGCCAATTTTTTCAACTATCAATCCCCAAAGTAGGTGAAGCTCCAATATCTGTAAGTGGCAAAGGAAATGGCTGGATTGAGTTCACTATACGAAAAGTAGGACGACTTACCAATGGTCTTTTTGCTCTAAAGCCTGGAAATATGTTGTTTATGAGAGGACCTTATGGAAACTCCTGGCCGATAGATAAATTCAAGAACAAGGATTTGATAGTAATTGCTGGTGGAACAGGTCTAGCTCCAGTTAGAACTCTTTTGAACTATTTTTATGATCACCCGGATGAGATCAAATCAGTTAATGTGATTATAGGTTTCAAAGATATAAACTGCGTTTTATTTGACTATGATCTTAAAAAATTCAAGTCTAAATTCAATATGATCTGCACCTTAGACAATGATAAAGCAGAGGGATTTGAAACTGGAATGGTCACTGCACACATCAAAAAAATCCCATTTAGCAGCTTTAGAGACTACAATGTAATTATGGTTGGTCCTCCAATAATGATGCATTTTGCAGGTAGGGAGTTACTTGTAAATGGTGTTGAAGATTCTAAAATATGGGTATCATTTGAAAGAAAAATGTCTTGTGCAGTAGGTAAATGCGGCCACTGTAAGATAAATGAAACTTACGTTTGCCTTGAAGGACCTATTTTTAATTATACCAAAGCCAAAGACTTGCTGGACTAAATGACAACTTGAAAACAGGAACCTTGAATAAATATCAAAGTTCCTGTTTTCATTAAAAGCTATTACTGCATTGTTAGTTTGGCTTTCAAAATATCCTGTGGCACTAGAAATACTGTATCCCAATTTTATTAAAACATTCTGCAGTGCTGCTACATCATTACTTCTCATTCCTAAACTTAAAGGCAATGTAGCAATATACAAAGGCTTACTATTTATTGTAATATTAAACTGCTTTATACTATCATAGCTCTTTGTACTTAACCCATCCCTGAAGGACTTACACCTGTGCTGTTAGCATAAAAACTTAATGCAGTTCCTACATAAAAGTATCCACTTACATCTAAATTTTTGATTTGAGGATTATATACATTTAAATTTAAGGTACCTTGAACATCAAAGGCTTTTTCGGATAGTGAATCCTTAAGGTATCCTATTACTTGATAACTTCCTGCAACTGCAGGTTTAAAACTAAAAGTATTTGAACTTAAATAACCACTATCAGCTGCTATGCTGCTTCCATTCATAACCACAAATCTATATTGTGCGCTGCCAGAACCATTTACTTCACTTATAGTATAATTCACAGTACCTCCAATAAAGATAAAATTTGGTGAACCAGTATAAGTCATAGTAGGTTGAGCATACACTTTAGCAGCCATAGTTTTCATGCCATCATAATCCTTTGTTGAAAGTGAATTTTTCATATACACTGTTATATTATAGTCCCCTGCAAAATCATTTTTTTAACAATACAAATTAGAAATTTATTTTTATATACAAATTTCTAACTTATATATGGTATACTATAAAAAATATTACATATTTAGGGGAGGTTCATAATGAAAAATAAAACAAAATTATTTGCAATTGGATT
The genomic region above belongs to Clostridium sp. AWRP and contains:
- a CDS encoding ABC transporter ATP-binding protein, with the protein product MLKFKNVSFKYEEDPDFIIKNLDFDVGKGEFISIVGPSGCGKSTVFRLICKLEKAFGGDIILKDKNINDLKGYIGYMPQNDLLIPWRTILQNVYLPLEVKGENLKKAQVQAEKMLTDFGLEKYKNKYPKDLSGGMRQRASFARTLLTGAEVLLLDEPFSALDAITRVSMQEWLIDKWLALDKTILFITHDVEEALFLSTKIFVTSETPIRKFKEIKVPLNYPRTRSMIDTPPILKIKEELISELKKGVKL
- a CDS encoding ABC transporter permease: MKRYRSSIIVAVLFFAIWQALAMYIDAMYILPSPTAILEKIWELKDVLFLVHLPATLLITIEGLFISIVLGVVIAVAMNISERIQRALYPIVIVTQTVPITALAPIFILWFGYGIWSKVLVTVLITFFPITINVYDGLRSTRKDMEELLITYGASKKDIFMKLKFPASLPYFFSALKMAVPLSVVGAAVSEWLGAEAGLGYFSKRMMTQMDGAGVFAPIVILSLAALILVEILNVLENKIVKWRNEV
- a CDS encoding LysR family transcriptional regulator; its protein translation is MTEEQLKYFITVVDTGSYMETALELNIAQSSVSKQIQALERELGVQLFNRKHRRVKLTIEGKRLLPQARHTLDEIYRLTYMSKKLQPGYKDRITVLSLPIIGNFNLYIPMSRFELENPSFLINLVELEEPRLFHRLQNNSFDIALTYWYGENPDNSKILFIPAAEDELVLAVHKDTPLAKLHFIFPEQLKNSSLMLMEPYTCISNLCMAFFEQHDIAPDIIFRGRPETILSGVEANYGAALTTRKLASNSSFNNVVLIPFSPSISITLGAFINKHSQKNPKINELVNMLIAKMANNKNKS
- a CDS encoding TspO/MBR family protein, whose translation is MFCNVFKVNGEKHIGKLIISIVIAEGVGAISAFLGMSNREMYSQLVKPVFSPPGWIFPIVWIILFFLMGTAAYRIWIKGKQGEDVKRVLALYVVQLVLNFMWTIIFFRFQLYGLAFLELMILLVFILMTTFEFSKIDKTAAYLMIPYILWVSFAGILNYAIWMLNK
- a CDS encoding ABC transporter substrate-binding protein, which encodes MKKNKYLSFVMAFLLIAVMLVGCGNSSDSSKGKDGKLENVDLVLDWYPNAIHSFIYAAIKNGYYKEEGLNVNIKFPSDTTDPLSLPAAGKATIGIYYQPDIVIARANQGVPVKSIGAIVHTPLNVIIALKEKNINSPKDLQGKTVGYSGNSLNVQYVKTMVKKEGGDPNSVKMVDVGFDLLSSMVTKKVDATTGGLINHEVPVLQNEGHPVNYFDPAKYGVPNYYEEVFVTSDKTLKEKPEVLKKFMKASQKGFEYTKKNPKAALKILMDNQKKDSFPLVQAVEEKSMNILLPKMESNGEPFLNQDKSVWQNNIDWLKKQGLLKKDIKPEDLYVNILDNSK
- a CDS encoding molecular chaperone TorD family protein codes for the protein MDRKSDSLKLMKSRENLYRFLIRLYKIEIDEPLLTQMKAMNFPVECCQTKLSEGYRILREYLDNCSSDPITDLASDYAKIFLAAGIADGSAAFPYESVYTSKKKIIMQDAYDQVKSIYAAKGLKKNDDEGSEFYEDHISLELEFMAFLCHETQYILGTQDESKFLSCIKEQMDFLSKHLLNWVPRFCSDIERYADTKFYKGIGKITDSYLELDYAILKSLTD
- the tenA gene encoding thiaminase II, whose amino-acid sequence is MKTSMKLYESVKDIWDSYYEHPFVKQIGKGNLEIDRFKFYMIQDYIYLLDYAKVYALGVVKSSEESIMQGFSKMVDNILNGEMNIHRHYMKKIGIKKEEIENAKASIENISYTSYMLSVAQMGDLMDLTTSLLACMWSYYLIGKKLSKIDGALDNEFYGQWIKGYISSDYEKETRWVIDLLDYLTENISKKKFSRLKEIFINTSKYEYMFWDMAYNKGM
- a CDS encoding 4Fe-4S dicluster domain-containing protein — protein: MKQNILVIDVDKCIGCYGCKVACKMENGVALGSSRNKLLTIGPTGTYPDIQMYFLPVMCQQCEDPACVKVCPTGACYKRSEDGVIVIDKEKCIGCKSCHRACPYEINNFNNEMKVMDKCTLCSHLTQNGEKPACVKTCSSRALYFGDINDPNSDVSIALKEAGSENVYSLRDFGNHPSVRYILRRDKWIDVIPQECNEQDGRKR
- the asrA gene encoding anaerobic sulfite reductase subunit AsrA; its protein translation is MGYYVSSERMNQIINELKKEYKIYAPKRFKNRGWKPNTDLIRYDEINSVSEIVYDEKSDFSPKEVFYPISQTLLYFTEDNCKESSIDNSKDIILFARPCDINGIKRLDTIFLKNGNQEDNYYKRLRNKLKIFMLECREEFDNCFCVSMGSNQTDNYSAAVRFEQNGLLVEIKDNEFKKYFDGETSRNFTPEFVQNNQKKVKLPKIDSTNTLKKVYNLEFWKDFNDKCLSCGACNTVCITCSCFDTRDIIYNETSLNGERRRVWSSCMLEDFTIMAGGHGVRNTAGERMRFKTLHKVYDYNSRFGGDEHMCVGCGRCIKRCPQEISFSDTISKLSEEAAKISNEKKSSTEVTK
- a CDS encoding molybdopterin-dependent oxidoreductase gives rise to the protein MENQKTNTNDFLSATNITGITSAINGSNGLVKSESVQDDASSTAKIVRTCCRACISNCGVIAHVKNGKVIKLEGDPENPMNKGSMCAKGLSGIQALYNPNRNKYPMLRVGKRGENKWKRISWDEAIDILANKLMETREKYGAEAVICSTGGGGNPEFWSISRFCNVFGTPNWFEPGCAQCYLPRTLANGLMYGGSDYSIADSNCLEIYDSDETPIKCLVMWGSAPSYSSPAMGGGAVADLRANGVKTVVIDPRMTPDAAKADVWLPIRPGSDVALMLAWTRYIIDKKLYDEDFVMKWTNLPYLVDVKTKMLLRADKSNNHKIPDTFMVWDTKTNSAKPLTYPWNDNLAPALEGTFMVNGIECKTGFQLLKERVEPYTLEKAAKTCWLDVNKIEEAINLYTQNSPSGLNLGVATDQSPNSVQAAMAAVNLNALMGNIEKPGTLMQRFATSGATPVLTYIVPPAQKMLPEEQLKKRLGGTEYKGLLQWWAAQPSSVRDAIITGKPYKPRVWIERSGNKLGAVAESASWVPALKEMDFIVHMYMYPTSFSNYADLLLPASEWLETDMPVESCNKVFARQAVTHLWKTMDETLFWSKLAKRCAELGHESCKKSFDEEYMGADLPYWDSMEELLNRCTSVFDMTWDEFKKKAPFEFLPKNEWKQYYVYKQIDPKTGKARGFDTPSKKIEIYLESLITLGRTGMPYSTYKLPPASKDYDPLPYYLEPSESPLEGSELAKEYPLVMTNGRIPFYHHNTLRNVPWLREMYPVPEIWIHPTAAKTYGISHGDWVWVESLRGKIKAKANVTKGINPGTVYMERFTFPENYHTETEGWREMNVNVLSKSTAPFNDVVGTYTLRGYLVKISRADDGPPKGVWTKPEQFKAWLPQPSDPTEVVK